One window from the genome of Nicotiana tomentosiformis chromosome 5, ASM39032v3, whole genome shotgun sequence encodes:
- the LOC138892734 gene encoding uncharacterized protein encodes MPDNLPQEIEQLESQKKPNIEEKQVVNLGSHEDVKESRISIHLDAKQKENLAIKGQSLVDHLAENPVDRDYEPLTTYFPDEEHPDKNYINPIEVEIRDQHAYCFHVDEEPDGKPWYHDIKRFLETREYPKNATNSQIRALGRLANHFFLRGKSYNATNLNNDLRREICEKLRIVHRNSTAYKPQMNEAVEAANTNIKRILRKRVDNHKQWHKKLSFALLGFGTTMRTSTGAPPYMLVYGTEAAILAKVAIPSLKVIQETKLDNAEGIWVRHEQLMLTDEKRMDAVCHGQLYQNRMASAFNKRVKPRLFIPGQLVLKKIFPHQEEAKGMFAQKWYLGN; translated from the exons ATGCCAGATaatctcccacaagagatcgAACAACTGGAAAGCCAGAAAAAGCCCAACATTGAAGAAAAACAAGTGGTCAATCTCGGAAGCCATGAGGACGTGAAAGAATCCAGAATCAGTATCCATCTAGATGCGAAGCAGAAGGAAAATCTG GCTATCAAGGGACAATCTTTAGTCGACCACCTTGCAGAGAATCCAGTGGATAGGGATTACGAGCCGCTCACTACGTACTTTCCCGACGAGGAG catccagacaagaactaTATCAACCCTATTGAGGTAGAGATCCGGGATCAACATGCCTACTGCTTTCATGTAGATGAAGAGCCAGATGGTAAACCATGGTACCACGATATCAAGAGATTTCTCGAGACCAGAGAGTACCCGAAGAATGCTACTAATAGTCAGATACGAGCACTCGGGAGGTTGGCGAATCACTTTTTCCTTAGAGGGAAGTCCT ACAATGCAACTAACCTCAACAACGATCTTAGAAGGGAAATCTGTGAGAAGTTAAGAATTGTCCACCGCAATTCCACAGCCTACAAACCACAAATGAATGAAGCAGTTGAGGCAGCTAACACAAATATCAAGAGAATTCTACGAAAGAGAGTGGATAATCATAAGCAATGGCACAAGAAACTATCTTTCGCCTTACTGGGTTTTGGGaccaccatgagaacatccactggGGCACCGCCGTACATGTTGGTGTATGGCACCGAAGCTGCGATACTCGCAAAGGTCGCGATACCATCTTTAAAAGTCATCCAAGAGACCAAGTTGGACAATGCAGAGGGGATATGGGTTAGACATGAGCAACTCATGCTCACTGATGAAAAGAGAATGGATGCAGTATGCCATGGTCAGCTATATCAGAATAggatggccagtgcatttaaTAAAAGGGTGAAGCCTCGCCTGTTCATACCAGGGCAATTGGTTCTGAAGAAAATCTTCCCCCACCAGGAAGAAGCCAAAGGAATGTTCGCACAAAAGTG GTATCTTGGAAACTAG